From Osmerus mordax isolate fOsmMor3 chromosome 8, fOsmMor3.pri, whole genome shotgun sequence, a single genomic window includes:
- the sptlc2b gene encoding serine palmitoyltransferase 2b produces MTESSAYKLLNGDACHRTTNGKKSRKDFVNNRGLFQQQKYRPPRDKNNHAVRNASLYNKPFVESFEETPLLVAVLTYVGYGILTVFGYLRDFLRGWRIESHHVAQERDEQKDFVPLYQDFENFYTRNLYMRIRDNWNRPICSVPGAKMDLMERVSHDYNWTFEHTGNVVKDVINMGSYNYLGFAENIGTCADAATNATLKYGVGVASTRHEMGNLDVHEELEQLVARFLGVESSMVFGMGFATNSMNIPALTGKGCLILSDELNHASLVLGARLSGSTIRVFKHNNMQSLEKMLRDAIVHGQPRTHRPWKKILILVEGIYSMEGSIVRLPEVIALKKRYQAYLYLDEAHSVGALGPRGGGVVDYFGLDPRDVDVMMGTFTKSFGAAGGYIGGKKELISFLRSHSHSAVYASSTSPPVAQQIITSMRIIMGEDGTSLGAERLKQLSENTTYFRRKLREDGFIIYGNDDSPVVPLMLYMPAKIGAFGREMVKRNIGTVVVGFPATPIIESRARFCVSASHTREMLDTALAAISEVGDLLQLKYSREERPPASQSCCSSQSLSFQ; encoded by the exons AACAACCATGCAGTACGTAACGCCAGCCTGTACAACAAGCCCTTTGTGGAGTCGTTTGAGGAGACTCCGCTGCTGGTGGCGGTCCTCACCTACGTGGGCTACGGCATCCTCACCGTGTTCGGCTACCTGAGGGACTTCCTGCGCGGCTGGAGGATCGAGAGCCACCACGTGGCCCAGGAGAGGGATGAGCAGAAG gacTTTGTTCCTCTATACCAGGACTTTGAGAACTTCTACACCAGGAACCTGTACATGCGCATCAGGGACAATTGGAACAGGCCCATATGCAGCGTTCCTGGGGCCAAGATGGACCTGATGGAGAGGGTGTCTCATGACTACAACTGGACCTTTGA GCACACGGGCAATGTGGTGAAGGACGTCATCAACATGGGCTCTTATAACTACCTGGGCTTTGCCGAAAACATCGGCACCTGCGCTGACGCAGCCACCAACGCCACGCTCAAGTACGGGGTGGGCGTGGCCAGCACGCGCCACGAGATGG GTAACCTGGATGTTCATGAGGAGTTGGAGCAGTTGGTTGCCAGGTTTCTGGGTGTGGAGTCGTCCATGGTGTTCGGCATGGGTTTCGCCACCAATTCCATGAACATTCCTGCTCTAACTGGAAAG GGCTGTCTGATCCTGAGTGATGAGTTGAACCATGCTTCCCTGGTGCTGGGTGCCAGACTGTCAGGATCCACCATCCGTGTCTTCAAGCATAACA ACATGCAGAGTCTGGAGAAGATGCTGAGGGATGCCATCGTACACGGCCAGCCCAGAACCCACCGACCCTGGAAGAAGATTCTCATCCTGGTGGAGGGCATctacag cATGGAGGGCTCCATTGTGCGTCTGCCTGAGGTGATCGCCCTGAAGAAGCGCTACCAGGCCTACCTGTACCTGGACGAGGCGCACAGCGTGGGGGCGCTGGGGCCCCGCGGGGGCGGCGTGGTCGACTACTTTGGCCTGGACCCCAGGGACGTGGACGTCATGATGGGAACCTTCACCAAGAGCTTCGGCGCGGCAGGGGGATACATCGGAGGGAAGAAG GAGCTGATCAGCTTCCTGCGTAGCCACTCCCACAGTGCGGTGTACGCCAGCTCCACGTCGCCCCCTGTGGCCCAGCAGATCATCACCTCCATGAGGATCATCATGGGCGAGGACGGCACGTCGCTGG GTGCGGAGCGGCTGAAACAGCTGTCGGAGAACACCACTTACTTCCGCAGGAAGCTGCGAGAGGACGGCTTCATCATCTACGGCAACGACGACTCCCCCGTGGTCCCCCTGATGCTGTACATGCCTGCCAAGATAGG ggcaTTTGGCAGGGAGATGGTGAAGAGGAACATTGGAACCGTGGTGGTGGGATTCCCAGCGACGCCAATCATCGAGTCGAGGGCGCGCTTCTGCGTGTCGGCCTCACACACCAGAGAGATGCTGGATACG GCTCTGGCGGCCATCTCGGAGGTGGGGGATCTGCTGCAGCTCAAGTACTCCAGAGAGGAGCgacctccagcctctcagagCTGCTGCTCTTCCCAGAGCCTGTCCTTCCAATGA